The DNA window AGACGGAGGTCGTGGACGGGGCTGAGGCCACCTGGGAGCAGCTTCGTGATTCCTCGTTTGAGCCGCGCCGAACGGCCCTTCTTCCGGAGCCCCTTGATGCGCCGGTCGCGCCCATCGACAGCAACAGCACGGCGGACGTGACCCTGGAGCAGTACGAACCCGAGGAGATCCGGTGGACGGTCAGCACGGACGCGCCGCGCTTCTTCGTAGCGAGCGAGGTGCACTACCCGGCGGGCTGGAACGCGTACCTGGATGGGGAGAGAGTGCCGATTCATCGCACCAATTATCTGCTCCGGGGCGTGCACGTGCCGGAGGGCGAGCACACGCTGGAGATGCGATTTGAGCCGGCGGCCGACCGCTACGGCCGGTGGATTGCGTGGACCAGCACAATTCTGGTCTACGGCGGTGTCCTGACGCTTGCGGGCCTCCGCGTCCGTCGCCGCTGGTTTGAGGAAGAGGCCGCGGACGAGGCGGACGCCTCTTGAGGCCCCGTGCACTCTGCGACCCCTCGTATATCGTCCCCAACCGGATGGATCGACGCGTCCTGCTCCTGTCGTATTACTTTCCGCCGGCCGGAGGCCCCGGTGTGCAGCGGGCGCTCAAGTTTGTAAAGTACCTGCCGGAGTTCGGGTGGGCGCCGACAGTGCTTACGGTCCGTGAGGGGGCATTCCCGGCGCACGACCGCTCTCTGGCCGCCGACGTCCCGGCTGCGGCCTCGGTCCACCGCACGCCGTCCCTCGATCCGCACTGGTTCTATGCTCGCCTCGCGGGCCGCTCGGACGACGAGGTAGATGTGGGATCGGTGGAAGGGCAGCAAGAAACCGGGATGGAAAGGGTCGCGCGCTGGATTCGGGCCAATCTTTTTCTGCCCGATGCCCGCGTCGGGTGGGTCCCATTTTCCGTGTGGCGGGGACGCCAACTGGTTGCAGAGGGGGACGTCGATGCCATCCTGACGACGGGACCGCCGCACTCTACCCATCTCGCCGGCGCCGCGCTGCAGGCGCTCACGGGCGTGCCCTGGGTGGCGGACTTCCGCGACCCGTGGACCGACATCAACTACTACGACGAGCTGCCCCACACCCGGTGGGCGCGTCGCCTGGACGCGGCCCTCGAACGAACGGTGCTCCGGCAGGCCCGAGCGGTGACGACGGTCAGCCCGACCTGGCGCGACCTCCTGACGGGAAAAACGGGGCGGACGGCGGGCGAGGCCATCACGGTTGTGCAGAACGGCTTCGACGTGGACGATCTGTCTCCGGGGGAGGCGGTGCCGTCGACCGAGGCGTTTGAGGTGACGCACGTGGGCTCGCTCTACGCGTCCCGGAACCCCACGGGGCTCTGGCGTGCGCTCCGGCGGCTGCGCGACGAGGGTGTGATGCCCGCGCTCCGCATTCGACTGGTGGGCACGGTGGACGCGAACGTCCGAGACGCCCTCCGCGCACAGGGGCTGATGGACGTGACCGAATTGATTCCGTACGTGCCCCACGACGAGGCGGTGGCGTACATGCGACGGGCGGGACTGCTGCTGCTTTCCATCGAATCCTTTCCGCAGGACGAAGGGATGATGACGGGCAAAATATACGAATACCTGGCCGCAGGACGGCCCATTGTGGGAGTAGGGCCCCCGGGCGGCGACGCGGCGGCGCTGCTTCGCAAGACCGAAGGGGGCCGCCTGTTTGGTCGCGACGACGTATCCGGGCTCGCGCAATACATTCGGCACCACTACGAGGCCTGGGCGGCGGACACGCCTCAGCGCGGAGCCTCTCCCGAAGCGCTCGATCCCTACCGACGCCGCGCACAAACGAAACGAATGGGAGCGGTTCTGAGCGGCGTGTGCTCCGACGAGTAAGGCTCCCGGAGAGCGCGTCACGTCGTCCAATTCTTGCACTGAGGGCTAAAAACCGAAGGAACGCTGTGCGGCGGCCGGTGTGCCAACACCGCGAGTGTATCGGCGGGTTGAAGAGTCTCCGGCCGTAGAACATTTCTCACGACTGCCTTTGTCTCATGGACGTCCTCCGAAA is part of the Salinibacter ruber DSM 13855 genome and encodes:
- a CDS encoding glycosyltransferase codes for the protein MDRRVLLLSYYFPPAGGPGVQRALKFVKYLPEFGWAPTVLTVREGAFPAHDRSLAADVPAAASVHRTPSLDPHWFYARLAGRSDDEVDVGSVEGQQETGMERVARWIRANLFLPDARVGWVPFSVWRGRQLVAEGDVDAILTTGPPHSTHLAGAALQALTGVPWVADFRDPWTDINYYDELPHTRWARRLDAALERTVLRQARAVTTVSPTWRDLLTGKTGRTAGEAITVVQNGFDVDDLSPGEAVPSTEAFEVTHVGSLYASRNPTGLWRALRRLRDEGVMPALRIRLVGTVDANVRDALRAQGLMDVTELIPYVPHDEAVAYMRRAGLLLLSIESFPQDEGMMTGKIYEYLAAGRPIVGVGPPGGDAAALLRKTEGGRLFGRDDVSGLAQYIRHHYEAWAADTPQRGASPEALDPYRRRAQTKRMGAVLSGVCSDE